The Burkholderia pyrrocinia genome includes a region encoding these proteins:
- a CDS encoding RNA-guided endonuclease TnpB family protein produces MDVKRAYRFRFYPTPEQAVMLAWTFGCARFVYNQMLRQRTEAWHQRQERMGYHETSAALTALKKTDGYAWLNEVSSVRVQQALCHLQSAFANFFAKRAKYPNFRRKDGPQSAEYTASAFKWDGVTLKLAKMAEPLAIRWARTIPKFAKVTTVTVSKDPAGRYHVSMLCDDVVNARPVADGKIGIDLGLTHFAILSTGEKIAAPNTFRKNEAKLAKLQRRLAKKQKGSANRRKARLKVARMHARTADARRDFLHKLSTRLINENQVIAIESLSVSHMQKNRKLAKSIGDASWSEFIRQLEYKAQWYGRKLIGIDRWYPSSKRCSDCGHTVARMPLNVRAWDCPECGAIHDRDINAACNVLAAGLAVSAHGESVSPMSL; encoded by the coding sequence ATGGATGTCAAACGTGCCTACCGATTCCGGTTCTACCCGACGCCCGAGCAGGCTGTGATGCTTGCCTGGACGTTTGGATGTGCGCGCTTTGTATATAACCAAATGCTGCGCCAACGCACGGAGGCGTGGCATCAGCGGCAGGAACGCATGGGGTATCACGAGACCTCCGCGGCGTTGACGGCGCTCAAGAAGACTGACGGGTACGCGTGGCTGAACGAAGTCAGTTCGGTGCGGGTGCAGCAGGCGCTATGCCATTTGCAAAGTGCGTTCGCCAACTTCTTTGCGAAGCGGGCGAAGTACCCGAACTTCAGGCGCAAGGATGGCCCGCAGTCGGCCGAATACACCGCGAGCGCTTTCAAGTGGGACGGCGTGACCCTCAAGCTGGCAAAGATGGCTGAGCCGCTGGCGATCCGCTGGGCGCGCACGATCCCGAAATTTGCGAAGGTGACAACCGTCACGGTGTCGAAAGACCCAGCCGGCCGATACCACGTATCGATGCTGTGCGACGACGTCGTGAACGCACGCCCGGTCGCCGACGGAAAGATCGGCATCGATCTCGGGTTGACACATTTCGCCATTCTTTCGACTGGCGAGAAGATTGCCGCGCCGAATACGTTCCGCAAGAACGAGGCGAAGCTCGCCAAGTTGCAACGGCGGCTGGCGAAGAAGCAAAAGGGCTCGGCCAATCGTCGGAAGGCCAGGCTCAAGGTCGCACGCATGCATGCCAGGACGGCAGATGCCCGCAGGGACTTCCTGCACAAACTGTCGACCCGGTTGATCAACGAAAACCAAGTGATCGCCATCGAAAGCCTGTCCGTCAGCCACATGCAGAAGAATCGAAAGCTCGCGAAGTCGATCGGCGACGCAAGCTGGTCGGAGTTCATTCGACAACTTGAGTACAAAGCGCAGTGGTATGGGCGCAAGCTGATCGGCATCGACCGCTGGTATCCCTCCAGCAAACGATGCAGTGACTGCGGGCATACCGTCGCCAGGATGCCGTTGAATGTCCGTGCATGGGACTGCCCTGAATGCGGGGCGATCCACGACCGCGATATCAACGCTGCGTGCAATGTGTTGGCCGCCGGGCTGGCGGTGTCAGCCCATGGAGAAAGTGTAAGTCCCATGTCTCTTTGA
- a CDS encoding ABC transporter substrate-binding protein encodes MKASVLTRTLAAVAFGALALHASFAVAQSASAKRTLNVAIVPNYPPFEYKDPATDKLAGFDVDLGEALAAKMGAKLNWVETSFDQMMSAVATQRVDMILSGMTDLPTRRDAVTFVDYIETGPQFYTLKARAGEFAQMGALCGKRVGSSRRTSFPDNTTAWSAENCVKAGKPAIVVVGTDGSSDARMQLRQNRIDAAVQGGETLPYQNTLEQNAYAPVGKPFLSQYTGIGVAKSNTALSSALTTALNQMIADGSYHKILAKWGLQEHAVAKAMVNGTH; translated from the coding sequence ATGAAAGCATCCGTCCTGACCCGCACGCTGGCCGCTGTCGCATTCGGCGCACTCGCGCTTCATGCATCGTTTGCCGTCGCACAATCCGCGAGCGCGAAACGCACGCTGAACGTCGCGATCGTGCCGAACTATCCGCCGTTCGAATACAAGGACCCGGCGACCGACAAGCTCGCGGGCTTCGACGTCGATCTCGGCGAGGCGCTCGCCGCGAAGATGGGCGCGAAACTGAACTGGGTCGAAACGAGCTTCGACCAGATGATGAGTGCGGTCGCGACGCAACGCGTCGACATGATCCTGTCCGGCATGACCGACCTGCCGACGCGCCGCGATGCGGTGACGTTCGTCGACTACATCGAGACAGGCCCGCAGTTCTACACGCTGAAGGCGCGCGCCGGCGAGTTCGCGCAGATGGGCGCGCTGTGCGGCAAGCGCGTCGGGTCGAGCCGACGCACGTCGTTCCCGGACAACACGACCGCGTGGAGCGCGGAGAATTGCGTGAAGGCCGGCAAGCCGGCGATCGTCGTGGTCGGCACCGACGGCTCGTCGGACGCGCGGATGCAGTTGCGCCAGAACCGTATCGACGCGGCGGTGCAGGGCGGCGAGACGCTGCCGTACCAGAACACCCTCGAGCAGAACGCGTATGCGCCGGTCGGCAAGCCGTTCCTGTCGCAATACACGGGGATCGGCGTCGCGAAGAGCAACACCGCGCTGAGCAGCGCGCTGACGACGGCGCTCAACCAGATGATCGCCGACGGCTCGTATCACAAGATTCTCGCGAAATGGGGGCTGCAGGAGCACGCGGTGGCGAAGGCGATGGTCAACGGCACGCACTGA
- a CDS encoding amino acid ABC transporter ATP-binding protein has product MNDTTLNLRENVMTNAVVRAVDVRKSYGDFQALHGITLDVTQGEVLCIIGPSGSGKSTFLRCINQLETISAGALWVNGELAGYRRAGNRLHELSERQVARQRLATSMVFQRFNLFPHKTALENVIEGPVQVLKRRRVQAEEDARALLARVGLAHKCDAFPVELSGGQQQRVAIARALAMQPQLILFDEPTSALDPELVGEVLAVMRDLAKSGMTMIVVTHELGFAREVADRVVFMDGGRIVESGPPDQVLSAPTHARTRDFISAVIA; this is encoded by the coding sequence ATGAACGACACGACCCTCAACCTTCGGGAGAACGTCATGACGAACGCGGTCGTTCGCGCGGTCGACGTGCGCAAGTCGTACGGCGATTTCCAGGCGCTGCATGGCATCACGCTCGACGTCACGCAGGGCGAAGTGCTGTGCATCATCGGGCCGTCGGGCTCGGGCAAGAGCACGTTCCTGCGCTGCATCAACCAGCTCGAGACGATCAGCGCCGGCGCGCTGTGGGTCAACGGCGAACTGGCCGGCTACCGGCGCGCCGGCAACCGGCTCCACGAACTGTCGGAGCGCCAGGTCGCGCGCCAGCGACTGGCGACGAGCATGGTGTTCCAGCGCTTCAACCTGTTTCCGCACAAGACCGCGCTCGAGAACGTGATCGAAGGCCCCGTGCAGGTGCTCAAGCGCCGCCGCGTGCAAGCGGAGGAGGACGCGCGCGCGCTGCTCGCGCGCGTCGGGCTCGCGCACAAGTGCGACGCGTTTCCGGTCGAGCTGTCGGGCGGCCAGCAGCAGCGCGTCGCGATCGCGCGGGCGCTCGCGATGCAGCCGCAACTGATCCTGTTCGACGAGCCGACATCGGCGCTTGACCCGGAACTCGTCGGTGAAGTGCTGGCCGTGATGCGCGATCTCGCGAAGAGCGGGATGACGATGATCGTCGTCACGCATGAACTCGGGTTCGCGCGCGAGGTGGCCGACCGCGTCGTGTTCATGGACGGCGGCCGGATCGTCGAGAGCGGGCCGCCCGACCAGGTGCTGTCCGCGCCGACGCACGCGCGCACGCGCGACTTCATCTCCGCCGTGATTGCTTGA
- a CDS encoding MmgE/PrpD family protein yields MTMDTEARATRLAAFVARTPADALPDDVVAKAKRHVLDTFGAALAGVSAVETRSARALTGAVSHGGASLWGTRRTAGARDAAFVNGIAAHALELDDSGGCDHSGAVVLPAVLAALSCAGHPVTGRECVAAIGLGYDVGRRVLEAAGGYSVHNGAGWHSTLSCGVFGAAAASARVLGLDATRTRDALGHAASFAGGLWGFIHDGSQTKRLHAGRAAEGGVLAALLAREGVSGPARVFDDVWGGFFNTFAAQSHASDALTDGLGAHWKLMRCSIKPHASCRSAHAAVDAALQLADGRTFEAGEIERVVVRASAFVARMCGGRDLSTLSSAQMSLPYAVAAALAFGDTGIGVYRAERRTDPRVTALLARIAVDVDPALGDLDEPTVILHRADGGRESRHVPIALGDPRNPLSDAALLAKYRALAGMALDSAHVDALSDVCLSLDRQADARVLNERLAGDAESRSIEVEGQAPARSNSKFV; encoded by the coding sequence ATGACGATGGATACGGAAGCGCGCGCAACGCGGCTCGCGGCGTTCGTCGCGCGGACGCCCGCCGACGCATTGCCGGACGACGTCGTTGCGAAGGCCAAGCGTCATGTGCTCGACACGTTCGGTGCCGCGCTGGCGGGCGTGTCGGCCGTCGAGACGCGCAGTGCCCGTGCGCTGACGGGCGCCGTCTCGCATGGCGGCGCATCGCTATGGGGCACGCGACGGACCGCCGGTGCGCGCGATGCGGCGTTCGTCAACGGAATCGCCGCGCACGCGCTCGAGCTCGACGATTCCGGCGGCTGCGATCATTCGGGCGCGGTCGTGCTGCCGGCCGTGCTCGCCGCGCTGTCGTGCGCGGGCCATCCCGTGACGGGCCGCGAATGCGTGGCGGCGATCGGGCTCGGCTACGACGTCGGCCGGCGCGTGCTCGAGGCGGCAGGCGGCTACTCGGTTCACAACGGTGCGGGCTGGCATTCGACGCTCAGTTGCGGCGTGTTCGGTGCGGCGGCCGCGAGCGCACGCGTGCTCGGGCTCGACGCCACGCGCACGCGCGACGCGCTGGGCCATGCGGCGAGTTTCGCGGGCGGCCTGTGGGGCTTCATCCACGACGGATCGCAGACCAAGCGGTTGCACGCCGGGCGCGCGGCGGAAGGCGGCGTGCTCGCGGCGCTGCTTGCGCGAGAAGGCGTGAGCGGCCCCGCCCGCGTGTTCGACGACGTGTGGGGCGGCTTTTTCAACACATTCGCCGCGCAATCGCATGCGTCCGACGCATTGACCGACGGCCTCGGCGCGCATTGGAAGCTGATGCGCTGCTCGATCAAGCCGCACGCATCGTGCCGCAGCGCACATGCGGCCGTCGATGCGGCGCTGCAGCTCGCGGACGGTCGCACTTTCGAGGCCGGCGAGATCGAGCGGGTGGTCGTGCGCGCGAGCGCGTTCGTTGCCCGGATGTGCGGCGGTCGGGACCTGTCGACGCTGTCGTCCGCGCAGATGAGCCTGCCGTACGCGGTTGCGGCGGCGCTCGCGTTCGGCGACACGGGGATCGGCGTTTATCGCGCGGAGCGGCGCACCGATCCGCGCGTGACCGCGCTGCTCGCGCGCATCGCGGTCGACGTCGATCCGGCGCTCGGCGATCTCGACGAGCCGACGGTGATCCTGCATCGCGCGGATGGCGGGCGGGAATCGCGTCACGTGCCGATCGCGCTCGGCGATCCGCGCAATCCGCTGTCGGACGCGGCGCTGTTGGCGAAATATCGTGCGCTGGCGGGCATGGCGCTCGATAGTGCGCATGTCGATGCGCTGAGCGACGTGTGCCTGTCGCTGGACCGACAAGCGGACGCGCGCGTGCTGAACGAACGGCTCGCAGGTGATGCCGAAAGTCGCTCGATAGAGGTCGAAGGGCAGGCGCCCGCGCGATCGAATTCCAAATTTGTCTAG
- a CDS encoding transporter substrate-binding domain-containing protein, whose protein sequence is MNWAIRTIGVIAAAAATLAAPVQAKEWKTVTVALEGGYAPWNLTLPGGKLGGFEPELLANVCDRIKVQCNMVAQDWDGMIPGLQAGKFDVLMDAISITPEREKILLFSRPYAATPATFAVTDTKILPKAGSGAPMVKLTGDANADKPTVDTLRKQLKGKTIGIQSGTVYTKFINDSFKDIASIRVYKTSPERDLDLVAGRIDASFDDVTYYAANTAKKETASIVLAGPKLGGPIWGPGEGLAFRKQDADLKTKFDAAIGAALADGTVKKLADKWFKTDVTP, encoded by the coding sequence ATGAATTGGGCTATCAGGACGATCGGCGTCATCGCGGCGGCTGCGGCAACGCTCGCCGCGCCGGTGCAGGCGAAGGAATGGAAGACGGTGACGGTGGCGCTCGAAGGCGGTTACGCGCCGTGGAACCTCACGCTGCCGGGCGGCAAGCTCGGCGGCTTCGAACCGGAACTGCTCGCGAATGTATGCGACCGGATCAAGGTGCAGTGCAACATGGTCGCGCAGGACTGGGACGGGATGATTCCTGGCCTGCAGGCCGGCAAGTTCGATGTCCTGATGGATGCGATCTCGATCACGCCGGAGCGCGAGAAGATCCTGCTGTTCTCGCGCCCGTATGCGGCCACGCCCGCGACGTTCGCCGTTACCGATACGAAGATCCTGCCCAAGGCCGGGTCCGGTGCGCCGATGGTCAAGTTGACCGGCGACGCGAACGCCGACAAGCCGACCGTCGACACGCTGCGCAAGCAGTTGAAGGGCAAGACGATCGGCATCCAGTCGGGCACCGTCTATACGAAATTCATCAACGACAGCTTCAAGGACATCGCGTCGATCCGCGTGTACAAGACGTCGCCGGAACGCGATCTCGACCTCGTCGCCGGGCGCATCGACGCTTCGTTCGACGACGTCACGTACTACGCGGCGAACACGGCGAAGAAGGAAACCGCGTCGATCGTGCTCGCGGGCCCGAAGCTCGGCGGCCCGATCTGGGGGCCGGGCGAAGGCCTCGCGTTCCGCAAGCAGGATGCCGACCTGAAGACGAAGTTCGATGCGGCGATCGGCGCCGCGCTCGCGGACGGTACCGTGAAGAAGCTCGCCGACAAGTGGTTCAAGACCGACGTCACGCCGTAA
- the argH gene encoding argininosuccinate lyase — translation MSLTEPIERLWGGRFQSKPSDALLNLSRSDPSFFRLVPYDLAGSRAHARELNRAGIVNDDELAQLLAAMDGIARDYAAGAIAPSLADEDVHTFLERVLTQRLPALGGKLRAGRSRNDQAANDLRLYLRDKARQLVRAVLDLQDALVGQASRHVDTVTAGFTHLQPAQPIVFGHQLLAHAQSLYRDADRLVDWDRRTARSPLGAAALAGSAICVRPELSAQELGYDAPCENSIDAVAARDHVAEFTFVTSMLAVNLSRLSEEVILWTSRQFRWVELDDGYATGSSIMPQKKNPDIAELTRGKAGRLIGNLTGLLATLKSLPLAYNRDLAEDKIAAFDAIDTLELVLPAMAGMIRTMRVNVDEMRRQAPLGFTLATEVADWLALTGVPFSEAHEITGALVRACERDGIELADASAEQLQAVDTRLAPAVRAHLTLDAAVAARGGAGGTSPARVREQIGRLSDAIERQAAWAADYRGPSC, via the coding sequence ATGAGCCTTACCGAACCGATCGAACGCCTGTGGGGCGGCCGCTTCCAGTCGAAACCGTCCGACGCGCTCCTGAACCTGTCCCGCTCCGATCCGAGTTTCTTCCGCCTCGTGCCGTACGATCTGGCCGGTTCCCGCGCGCATGCACGCGAATTGAATCGTGCCGGCATCGTGAACGACGACGAACTCGCGCAACTGCTGGCCGCGATGGACGGCATCGCGCGCGACTACGCGGCCGGCGCGATCGCGCCGTCGCTCGCCGACGAGGACGTGCACACCTTCCTCGAGCGCGTGCTCACGCAGCGGCTGCCGGCGCTCGGCGGCAAGCTGCGCGCCGGGCGCTCGCGCAACGATCAGGCGGCGAACGACCTGCGCCTGTACCTGCGCGACAAGGCGCGCCAGCTCGTGCGCGCCGTGCTCGACCTGCAGGACGCGCTGGTCGGCCAGGCGAGCCGGCACGTGGACACGGTGACCGCCGGATTCACCCACCTGCAGCCCGCGCAGCCGATCGTGTTCGGCCATCAGTTGCTCGCGCACGCGCAGTCGCTGTATCGCGACGCCGACCGTCTGGTCGACTGGGACCGCCGCACCGCGCGCTCGCCGCTCGGCGCGGCCGCGCTCGCCGGTTCGGCGATCTGCGTGCGGCCCGAGCTGTCCGCGCAGGAGCTCGGTTACGACGCGCCGTGCGAGAACTCGATCGACGCCGTGGCCGCACGCGATCACGTTGCCGAATTCACGTTCGTCACGAGCATGCTGGCCGTGAACCTGTCCCGCCTGTCGGAAGAAGTAATCCTGTGGACGTCGCGGCAATTCCGCTGGGTGGAACTCGACGACGGCTATGCGACGGGCAGCTCGATCATGCCGCAGAAGAAGAATCCGGACATCGCGGAACTCACGCGCGGCAAGGCCGGGCGCCTGATCGGCAACCTGACGGGCCTGCTCGCGACGCTGAAGTCGCTGCCGCTCGCATACAACCGCGATCTCGCGGAAGATAAGATCGCCGCGTTCGATGCGATCGACACGCTCGAACTCGTGCTGCCCGCGATGGCGGGGATGATCCGCACGATGCGCGTGAATGTCGACGAGATGCGTCGCCAGGCGCCGCTCGGCTTCACGCTCGCGACCGAGGTCGCGGACTGGCTCGCGCTGACGGGCGTGCCGTTCAGCGAAGCGCACGAGATCACCGGCGCGCTCGTGCGCGCGTGCGAGCGGGACGGTATCGAGCTGGCCGACGCGAGCGCGGAACAGCTGCAGGCCGTCGACACGCGCCTCGCGCCGGCGGTGCGCGCGCATCTGACGCTCGACGCGGCCGTCGCCGCCCGCGGCGGTGCGGGCGGCACGTCGCCCGCGCGCGTGCGCGAGCAGATCGGCCGCCTGAGCGACGCGATCGAACGCCAGGCTGCGTGGGCGGCCGACTACCGGGGGCCGTCATGCTGA
- a CDS encoding ABC transporter permease: MAILEMLGFGTEGWGGVLLLAALMTVALTLAALAVGAVLGAIIAGAKLSRHRSARLLGDLYTTVFRGVPELLVIYLFYFGGSTLVTTIGQWFGAEGFIGVPPFVIGALAVGMISGAYQAEVYRAAVLAVSKGELEAARSIGMPRSMVLRRILIPQVLRFALPGIGNVWQLSLKDSALISVTGLAELLRTSQIAANSTHQYFVFFVAGGALYLLMTGISNRVFNRAEAIVGRSFRRNFARN; the protein is encoded by the coding sequence ATGGCGATCCTTGAAATGCTGGGCTTCGGAACCGAAGGCTGGGGCGGCGTGCTGCTGCTCGCCGCGCTGATGACGGTCGCGCTGACGCTCGCCGCGCTCGCGGTCGGCGCCGTGCTCGGCGCAATCATCGCGGGCGCGAAACTGTCGCGCCACCGCAGCGCCCGCCTGCTAGGCGACCTCTACACGACGGTGTTTCGCGGCGTGCCCGAACTGCTCGTCATCTACCTGTTCTATTTCGGCGGCTCGACGCTCGTCACGACCATCGGCCAGTGGTTCGGCGCGGAAGGCTTCATCGGCGTGCCGCCGTTCGTGATCGGCGCGCTGGCGGTCGGGATGATCTCAGGCGCGTATCAGGCGGAGGTCTACCGCGCGGCCGTGCTGGCTGTATCGAAGGGCGAGCTTGAAGCGGCGCGCTCGATCGGCATGCCGCGCAGCATGGTGCTGCGCCGCATCCTGATTCCGCAGGTCCTGCGCTTCGCGCTGCCCGGCATCGGCAACGTATGGCAACTGAGCCTCAAGGACTCGGCGCTGATCTCGGTCACCGGGCTCGCCGAACTGCTGCGCACGAGCCAGATCGCCGCGAACTCGACGCACCAGTACTTCGTGTTCTTCGTCGCGGGCGGCGCGCTGTATCTGCTGATGACGGGCATATCGAACCGCGTGTTCAACCGGGCGGAAGCGATCGTCGGCCGCTCGTTCCGCCGCAATTTCGCGCGCAACTGA
- a CDS encoding polysaccharide deacetylase family protein has translation MADLAPRWPDAKRACVALAFDLDGPTGDAMLNGSIWRNPAYFTLGSYGPWRALGRLLDMLAAFDLPATFFVPAWVAQTWPAQCAAIVERGHEIGYHGYRHEAFWTLEPDRQREIMAQSADVFARMLGVRPVGFRTPSGDWSEATVAVLREAGVRYSSSMRGDDRPYLLRGEDGEPPLVEIPGRWETDDYASLAYHRNPDYPAGLDRIAGYDATLDNWTREFDGVYREGLCLTTLLHPKVCGKPGRIALLEAWLGHMCAQDGVWFARCREVADWWLAQAMRDAESTQRSSM, from the coding sequence ATGGCGGATCTCGCTCCCCGCTGGCCGGACGCGAAGCGCGCGTGCGTCGCGCTCGCGTTCGATCTCGACGGCCCGACCGGCGACGCGATGCTGAACGGGTCGATCTGGCGCAACCCCGCGTATTTCACGCTCGGCAGCTACGGGCCGTGGCGCGCGCTCGGCCGGTTGCTCGACATGCTCGCAGCGTTCGACCTGCCGGCGACGTTCTTCGTGCCCGCATGGGTCGCGCAGACCTGGCCCGCGCAATGCGCGGCGATTGTCGAGCGCGGCCACGAGATCGGCTATCACGGCTACCGGCACGAAGCGTTCTGGACGCTCGAGCCCGACCGGCAGCGCGAGATCATGGCGCAGTCGGCCGATGTCTTCGCGCGCATGCTCGGCGTGCGGCCGGTCGGGTTCCGCACGCCGTCCGGCGACTGGAGCGAGGCGACGGTGGCCGTGCTGCGCGAAGCGGGCGTGCGCTATTCGAGCTCGATGCGCGGCGACGACCGGCCCTACCTGCTGCGCGGCGAGGACGGCGAGCCGCCGCTTGTCGAGATTCCCGGCCGCTGGGAGACCGACGACTACGCGTCGCTCGCGTATCACCGCAACCCCGACTACCCGGCCGGGCTCGACCGGATTGCCGGTTACGACGCGACGCTCGACAACTGGACGCGCGAATTCGACGGCGTATACCGCGAAGGGTTGTGCCTGACGACGCTGCTGCATCCGAAGGTCTGCGGCAAGCCGGGGCGCATCGCGCTGCTCGAGGCGTGGCTCGGTCACATGTGCGCGCAGGATGGCGTATGGTTCGCCCGCTGCCGCGAAGTGGCCGACTGGTGGCTCGCGCAGGCCATGCGAGACGCGGAATCAACGCAACGGAGCAGCATGTGA
- a CDS encoding polysaccharide deacetylase family protein: MKTTPSWPGGARYAVAITVDFNDIHGIQTREPRIVGREKSLSVWRYGATRGVDRLLAAFDAFGVPTSWFVPGVVAETHGAAVRTIAAAGHELGVSGYRCEDFDALPLAAQVDACRAGRAALADAIGRDVEGFRSFTGNWADGFADCLVAEGFTWSSSWRGDDLPYVHPRGDVGANGARLVELPLHDELDDEPYFAFNLSPPVPAGQPRIAAYRDVLDNWRRDVDGFRRFGLCCVLRLHPEIIGTAGRIDLLRALLAHLRGTGDAWFATGRDIAHWWRAQAPVNAPGHPVDVFARCVAEESAR; the protein is encoded by the coding sequence GTGAAGACAACTCCTTCATGGCCAGGCGGTGCGCGATACGCGGTCGCGATCACGGTCGACTTCAACGACATTCATGGCATCCAGACGCGCGAGCCGCGCATCGTCGGCCGCGAGAAGTCGCTATCGGTGTGGCGTTACGGCGCGACGCGCGGCGTCGATCGGCTGCTTGCGGCATTCGACGCATTCGGCGTGCCGACGAGCTGGTTCGTGCCCGGCGTCGTCGCCGAAACACATGGGGCCGCGGTGCGCACGATTGCGGCGGCCGGCCACGAGTTGGGCGTGAGCGGCTATCGCTGCGAGGACTTCGATGCGTTGCCGCTCGCCGCGCAGGTCGACGCGTGCCGCGCCGGGCGCGCGGCGCTCGCGGATGCGATCGGCCGCGACGTGGAAGGCTTTCGCTCGTTCACCGGCAACTGGGCCGACGGTTTCGCGGATTGTCTCGTCGCGGAAGGCTTCACGTGGTCGTCATCGTGGCGCGGTGATGATCTGCCGTACGTGCATCCGCGCGGTGACGTCGGTGCGAACGGCGCGCGGCTCGTCGAACTGCCGCTGCACGATGAACTCGACGACGAACCGTACTTCGCGTTCAACCTGTCGCCGCCCGTGCCGGCCGGCCAGCCGCGCATCGCGGCGTACCGCGACGTGCTCGACAACTGGCGGCGCGACGTCGACGGGTTTCGACGCTTCGGGCTGTGCTGCGTGCTGCGCCTGCATCCCGAGATCATCGGCACGGCAGGGCGGATCGATCTGCTGCGCGCGTTGCTCGCGCACCTGCGCGGCACGGGCGACGCGTGGTTCGCGACGGGGCGCGACATCGCGCACTGGTGGCGTGCGCAGGCACCCGTCAATGCCCCGGGCCATCCGGTCGACGTGTTCGCGCGCTGCGTGGCGGAGGAGTCGGCGCGATGA
- a CDS encoding amino acid ABC transporter permease, with product MLSASDSHRLDGAPGPASAAADDTAGLVRVRRRYWGRYVASIAIIAAIAYVAAAFARGQIEWRVVGQFLTAHSILTGLGNTIVMTVLAMTLGVVLGVVTAVMRLSSNPVLGAMAQGYIWLFRGTPVILQLLLWFNLALVFPTLGIPGIAEFRTVDVMTPFLAAVLGLGINQGAYTSEVVRAGLLSVDTGQYEAAKSIGMARLQALRRIILPQAMRVIVPPIGNELIGMVKLTSLASVVQYAEMLHNAQNIYYANARVIELLIVAGIWYLAIVTVLSLAQARVERRFARGAGRAAGRK from the coding sequence ATGCTGAGCGCATCCGATTCGCACCGTCTCGACGGCGCACCCGGGCCGGCCAGCGCCGCGGCAGACGATACCGCCGGCCTCGTGCGCGTGCGCCGGCGCTACTGGGGCCGCTATGTCGCGTCGATCGCGATCATTGCCGCGATCGCCTATGTGGCCGCCGCGTTCGCACGCGGACAGATCGAATGGCGCGTCGTCGGCCAGTTCCTGACCGCGCACTCGATCCTGACCGGGCTCGGCAACACGATCGTGATGACCGTCCTCGCGATGACGCTCGGTGTCGTGCTCGGCGTCGTCACCGCGGTGATGCGGCTGTCGTCGAACCCGGTGCTCGGCGCGATGGCACAGGGCTACATCTGGCTGTTCCGCGGTACGCCGGTGATCCTGCAGCTGCTGCTGTGGTTCAACCTCGCGCTGGTGTTTCCGACGCTCGGCATCCCGGGTATCGCCGAATTCCGGACCGTCGACGTGATGACGCCGTTCCTCGCGGCGGTGCTCGGACTCGGCATCAACCAGGGCGCGTATACGTCGGAAGTCGTGCGCGCGGGGCTGCTGTCGGTCGACACCGGCCAGTACGAGGCCGCGAAATCGATCGGCATGGCGCGCCTGCAGGCGCTGCGCCGGATCATCCTGCCGCAGGCGATGCGCGTGATCGTGCCGCCGATCGGCAACGAACTGATCGGCATGGTCAAGCTGACGTCGCTCGCGAGCGTCGTTCAGTACGCGGAGATGCTGCACAACGCGCAGAACATCTACTACGCGAACGCCCGCGTGATCGAGTTGCTGATCGTCGCCGGCATCTGGTATCTCGCGATCGTCACCGTGCTGTCGCTCGCGCAGGCGCGCGTCGAACGGCGCTTCGCGCGCGGCGCAGGCCGGGCGGCGGGCCGCAAATGA